The Candidatus Sulfotelmatobacter sp. DNA window GCGCCAGCAATTGATCCAGCAGTACGCCTCCGGATACGACGAAGTGGTGCAGGCCCTGAAGGGCTTTCCCGAGGATTCGCTCTCGGCGCATCCGATCCCGGGAAAATGGAGCGCGCGCGAGATCGTGCACCACCTGGCCGACAGCGAAACCATCAGCGCCCAGCGGCTGCGCAAGCTGCTCACCGAGGAATACCCGGTGATCCAGGGCTACGACCAGGACAAGTACGCGATCCTGCTGCGCTACAACCTGCGTGACATCCAGCCGGCGCTCGAGGCGTTCCGCTGCGCGCGGGCGACCACGATGCAGCTGATCGAGAGCATGAGCGATGAGGACTGGCAGCTGCGCGGCTGGCACAGCGAGCACGGGCTCTACACCGCGGGCGTGTGGCTCGAGATCTACGGCGTCCACGCCCACAATCACGCCGCGCAGATCCGGCGGCTGCGCGAACATCTGACGAAGTGATCTGGCGCTGCCGCGAGCGCGTCTTCGATCTCACGACGCGCTCGCTGGTGATGGGGATCGTCAACGTGACGCCCGACTCGTTCTCGGACGGCGGGCGCTACGCCGAGCCCGCGGCGGCGCTGGCGCACGCGAAGCAACTGCTGGCCGACGGCGCCGACCTGCTCGACCTGGGCGGCGAGAGCACGCGGCCCGGCTCCGCACCGGTGCCGGCCGAAGAGCAGTGGCGGCGGCTTTCGCCCGTGATCGAAGGATTGCGCCGCGACGCGCCCGACGCCTGCCTGTCGGTGGATACGTCGAGCGCCGAGGTGGCGCACCGGGCGCTCGAGCTCGGCTGCCACGTGGTCAACGACACCTCGGCGCTCGGCGACCCCGCCATGGCGCCGCTGGTGGCCAAGAGTGGCGCCGGCGTGGTGCTGATGCACATGCGTGGGACGCCCGCCACCATGCAGAACGATCCGCGCTACGACGACGTGGTGGCCGAGGTCGGCGCCCATCTCACCGAGCGCCGGAAGCTGGCGCGCGACGCCGGCATCGCCGAGGAGTTCGTCGCGGTGGACCCTGGAGTGGGCTTCGGCAAGGCGCTCGAGCACAACCTCACGGTGCTGGCGAACCTCGATCGGCTGGAAACCGGCGGCCGCCCGCTGGTGCTGGGCGTCTCGCGCAAGAGCTTCATCGGACGCGTGCTCGACCGC harbors:
- the folP gene encoding dihydropteroate synthase, encoding MIWRCRERVFDLTTRSLVMGIVNVTPDSFSDGGRYAEPAAALAHAKQLLADGADLLDLGGESTRPGSAPVPAEEQWRRLSPVIEGLRRDAPDACLSVDTSSAEVAHRALELGCHVVNDTSALGDPAMAPLVAKSGAGVVLMHMRGTPATMQNDPRYDDVVAEVGAHLTERRKLARDAGIAEEFVAVDPGVGFGKALEHNLTVLANLDRLETGGRPLVLGVSRKSFIGRVLDRPADQRLEGGLSATGVIVLLGARVIRTHDVATTLPAVHVADALRAARRA
- a CDS encoding DinB family protein, which gives rise to MSPEKRQQLIQQYASGYDEVVQALKGFPEDSLSAHPIPGKWSAREIVHHLADSETISAQRLRKLLTEEYPVIQGYDQDKYAILLRYNLRDIQPALEAFRCARATTMQLIESMSDEDWQLRGWHSEHGLYTAGVWLEIYGVHAHNHAAQIRRLREHLTK